In one window of Cytophagaceae bacterium ABcell3 DNA:
- a CDS encoding NAD-dependent epimerase/dehydratase family protein — translation MIFITGCNGLAGSFLARELVSKGETIRALKRPDSDMSLLGTCAQKIEWVEGDICDVTILDEALKGVNQVIHTAAIVSYLPQDREKMYKVNVEGTANVVNAAIRNSVQKFCQLSSVSAFGKNAKENIVSETVKLTNAEFSSFYGYTKFLAELEIFRGIEEGLDAFMVNPSVIIGPGDWNKSSTKLFRYVREEKPFYTKGKMNYIDVRDVTSIIIQLMTQTNITGEKFILNAGSISYKDFFELIAKSLNKRPPRYQANAFLSEIAWRFSAIKSTITGKPPLISKETARLSGNSHLYDNAKIKNRLNYSFRDIKDSINWTCHQLLEKKEK, via the coding sequence ATGATATTTATTACCGGATGTAATGGTCTTGCCGGAAGTTTTCTTGCAAGAGAGCTTGTGAGCAAAGGTGAGACAATAAGAGCGCTAAAAAGGCCAGATTCAGACATGTCCCTACTAGGCACATGTGCACAAAAGATAGAATGGGTCGAAGGTGACATTTGCGATGTTACTATACTCGACGAGGCACTTAAGGGTGTAAACCAGGTTATCCATACAGCCGCCATTGTCTCATACCTACCCCAAGACAGGGAGAAGATGTACAAAGTCAATGTAGAAGGAACTGCCAATGTGGTAAACGCTGCTATCAGAAACTCTGTACAAAAGTTTTGTCAGCTAAGCTCAGTGTCAGCCTTTGGGAAAAACGCCAAAGAAAACATCGTATCAGAAACAGTTAAGCTGACCAATGCGGAATTTTCTTCATTTTATGGATACACAAAATTTTTAGCTGAGCTAGAAATATTTAGAGGAATAGAAGAAGGTCTAGATGCCTTTATGGTAAACCCTTCGGTTATCATTGGGCCGGGCGACTGGAACAAGAGCAGCACTAAACTTTTTAGGTACGTAAGAGAAGAAAAACCATTTTATACCAAAGGGAAAATGAATTATATTGATGTGCGGGACGTTACCTCAATAATAATTCAGCTGATGACACAGACCAACATTACAGGCGAAAAATTCATTTTGAATGCAGGAAGTATTTCTTATAAAGATTTTTTTGAGCTTATCGCTAAAAGTCTTAACAAACGTCCTCCGAGATATCAAGCAAATGCTTTTCTCTCAGAAATTGCCTGGCGGTTTAGTGCTATTAAGAGTACCATAACAGGAAAACCTCCGTTAATTTCAAAAGAAACTGCAAGACTTTCCGGAAACTCGCACCTTTATGACAACGCAAAGATTAAAAATCGTTTAAATTATTCTTTTCGTGATATTAAGGATAGTATTAACTGGACTTGCCATCAGCTTCTTGAAAAAAAAGAGAAGTAA
- a CDS encoding CpsB/CapC family capsule biosynthesis tyrosine phosphatase, giving the protein MGLFDLFKKSKNNQQDLQPLLVDMHSHLLPGLDDGSESIEESVDMIKELAGLGYKKLICTPHIMGDFYKNTPESIHEKLQLLKNKLVQEQIPIELEAAAEYYLDEWFLDRLSKPETLMTFGGKFLLIETSYLNEPVNLDETIFQIKASGFYPVLAHPERYTYLYSDFSKFKDIFSKEIYFQININSLSGYYSKPAQVYAKKLIENNMVHFAGTDCHGMRHIHALKKTRQSSIYRNLIKLPLLNNGLLSA; this is encoded by the coding sequence ATGGGACTTTTTGACCTTTTCAAAAAAAGCAAAAACAATCAACAAGATTTGCAACCACTTTTGGTGGATATGCACAGCCATTTATTGCCAGGGCTTGATGATGGATCAGAGAGCATAGAAGAGTCCGTGGACATGATCAAAGAGTTAGCTGGCCTTGGGTATAAAAAATTAATTTGCACCCCTCACATTATGGGTGACTTTTATAAAAACACACCTGAAAGCATTCATGAGAAGCTGCAACTTTTAAAAAACAAGCTAGTTCAGGAACAAATACCAATTGAACTAGAAGCGGCTGCAGAATATTACCTTGACGAATGGTTTTTAGATAGGCTATCAAAGCCAGAGACCTTGATGACTTTTGGGGGAAAATTCCTGCTTATTGAAACTTCTTACCTCAATGAGCCGGTAAATCTAGATGAAACAATTTTTCAAATAAAAGCATCAGGTTTTTACCCAGTTTTGGCACACCCTGAAAGATATACCTACCTTTATTCAGATTTTAGTAAGTTTAAGGATATATTTAGCAAAGAAATATATTTCCAAATAAACATAAATTCTTTGTCTGGTTATTATTCAAAACCTGCTCAAGTTTACGCAAAAAAACTTATTGAAAATAATATGGTACACTTTGCCGGAACAGATTGCCACGGAATGAGACATATCCACGCCCTCAAAAAAACCAGGCAAAGCAGTATTTATAGAAATTTAATAAAACTACCTTTACTCAATAACGGACTTCTTTCTGCATGA
- a CDS encoding polysaccharide biosynthesis tyrosine autokinase, with protein sequence MSSEEYNNHNKVSQNYEPSNGDFFDDFDLAKLLYVTSKSLIWVILLLVVTGVGTHLILRYTKPVYQSSAIIKLDLKTEAGVLGFNDVRESQTQSKLSNISGEIELIKSNIVYDKLIDMLDLNVSYFQHGNILFEERFKISPFKVEYEINNPSFFDQVFDLKIIDDKEFLLSFNRNGIETSGTYQFDQVIKDPAFTFKISLTEYYDPQNPQNFFFTVNSRKSMAQKLAKNLDVSILNLDANTIEITYKDHDRHKAKEIIDAVCQIYLEQTVENKSKAQEQTIKFLDETLEATEAKLIQSEVQLESFIRKNKTVNVKDDVTKVVKKIEELEGEKLELRHQLSLLNELKHLIEEGKDMKLILPSLAFFSDEQLSKSITSLTQLQQERDLALASSKENTFIIRSKDIAIENLKETLSGQITRNKKVIMDQFSELNSKIMELERMFLTLPSKETEYTRLKRFYDIYEKYYMLLMEKKAEFGIAKAGNVPNFVLLSPASVQEAPIFPNKLLFYIAGIALGLFLGISLIIVRYILHNTITTQKELEAAVKAPVLGGVPVYKKEKLGVSKLIVHKSPKSAISESLRSIRTNLEFICPGKKKKILSVTSTVSSEGKTFVTSNLSGIIALSDQKTVVIDLDMRKPKLHLAFNGSNSKGMSTLLIGKHTLDECLQASEISNLDLISAGPVPPNPAELIMRPEFDALLQQLHKVYDTIVIDTPPVGLVTDGILIMKKADIALYVVRANYTKKAVKNNINKLISSTGLTNISVVLNAMTNISNYGYGVYGNYGSSGYGYYEEEQEKKPLIKRFPKIFS encoded by the coding sequence ATGTCATCTGAGGAATATAACAACCATAACAAAGTGTCTCAAAACTATGAACCCTCTAATGGGGACTTCTTTGACGACTTTGACCTGGCAAAACTGCTATATGTTACTAGCAAAAGCCTTATATGGGTTATACTACTATTAGTGGTGACAGGCGTTGGGACACATCTTATCCTCCGTTATACAAAACCCGTATACCAATCTTCTGCTATAATTAAGTTAGACCTTAAAACAGAAGCAGGGGTACTTGGCTTTAACGATGTACGTGAAAGTCAAACACAGAGCAAACTTTCTAATATATCAGGAGAAATAGAATTGATAAAGTCAAACATAGTGTATGATAAGCTCATAGACATGCTTGATTTAAATGTCAGTTACTTTCAACACGGGAATATTTTATTTGAAGAAAGGTTTAAAATTTCCCCTTTTAAAGTTGAATATGAAATAAACAACCCTTCTTTCTTCGACCAGGTATTTGACCTGAAAATCATTGATGATAAAGAGTTCTTACTGAGCTTCAACAGAAATGGCATTGAAACCTCTGGCACGTACCAATTTGATCAAGTGATAAAAGACCCTGCTTTTACCTTTAAAATATCCCTTACAGAATACTATGACCCTCAAAATCCTCAGAACTTCTTTTTTACGGTCAACAGTCGCAAGAGTATGGCTCAAAAACTGGCAAAAAACCTGGATGTTTCCATTTTAAACCTTGATGCCAATACGATAGAGATAACATATAAAGATCATGACCGGCACAAAGCGAAAGAAATCATTGATGCCGTTTGCCAAATATACTTGGAGCAAACGGTAGAAAATAAGTCTAAAGCACAAGAGCAGACCATCAAGTTTCTGGACGAAACCTTAGAAGCCACAGAAGCAAAGCTCATTCAGTCTGAAGTGCAACTGGAATCGTTTATACGAAAAAACAAAACAGTAAACGTAAAAGATGATGTTACCAAGGTAGTAAAAAAGATAGAGGAGCTCGAGGGAGAAAAATTAGAGTTAAGGCATCAGCTTTCGCTTTTAAATGAACTAAAGCATCTGATTGAAGAGGGCAAAGACATGAAGTTAATCCTCCCGTCCTTAGCTTTCTTTTCCGATGAGCAACTTTCCAAATCCATTACCTCCCTTACCCAGCTACAACAAGAGCGGGACCTGGCGCTGGCATCAAGTAAAGAGAACACATTCATAATCAGAAGCAAGGATATAGCTATAGAAAATCTCAAAGAAACCTTATCCGGCCAAATCACTAGGAACAAAAAAGTAATTATGGATCAGTTTTCTGAGCTGAACAGCAAAATAATGGAGCTAGAAAGGATGTTTTTAACGCTTCCCTCCAAAGAGACCGAGTATACCCGGCTCAAACGATTCTATGACATTTATGAGAAATACTATATGCTGCTTATGGAAAAGAAAGCAGAGTTTGGTATTGCCAAAGCAGGAAACGTACCGAACTTTGTACTTCTCTCCCCTGCATCTGTGCAAGAAGCACCTATATTCCCCAATAAGCTTTTGTTTTACATAGCAGGCATTGCTTTGGGTTTGTTTTTAGGCATTAGCTTAATCATTGTCAGATATATACTGCACAACACTATTACCACACAAAAAGAGCTGGAGGCAGCGGTAAAAGCTCCTGTACTAGGCGGTGTTCCTGTCTATAAAAAAGAAAAATTAGGGGTTTCAAAATTAATTGTACATAAAAGTCCAAAATCAGCCATTAGTGAATCTCTGCGTAGCATAAGAACCAACCTTGAGTTTATCTGTCCTGGCAAAAAGAAAAAAATACTGTCAGTGACATCTACCGTCAGTAGCGAAGGCAAAACTTTTGTCACCTCAAACCTGTCAGGTATAATAGCCCTGTCCGACCAAAAAACAGTGGTCATAGACTTGGACATGAGAAAGCCAAAGTTGCATCTCGCATTTAATGGATCCAACAGCAAAGGGATGAGCACCCTCTTAATTGGCAAACATACCTTGGACGAATGCTTACAAGCAAGCGAGATATCAAACCTAGACTTGATTTCAGCGGGGCCAGTTCCACCAAACCCTGCAGAATTGATTATGAGACCTGAGTTTGACGCCCTACTACAGCAGTTACATAAGGTGTATGATACCATTGTCATAGATACCCCGCCTGTTGGTCTAGTAACAGATGGAATCCTCATAATGAAAAAAGCAGATATAGCTTTGTACGTAGTGAGGGCCAACTACACGAAAAAAGCGGTAAAGAATAACATCAATAAACTCATAAGCTCGACTGGCTTAACGAATATTTCTGTAGTGCTTAATGCAATGACAAATATCAGCAACTACGGCTATGGGGTTTATGGCAACTACGGCTCGTCCGGTTATGGATATTATGAAGAAGAGCAAGAAAAGAAACCTCTAATAAAAAGATTCCCTAAAATTTTTAGTTAA
- a CDS encoding polysaccharide biosynthesis/export family protein — protein MFRTEHEYIIDSLRKDIQTDKNYIIQQNDYLTIQVYSNKGEHIVDPTSELFNNQNQNRDRNKNLPSYLVRTNGYVKCPMVGDVYLEGYSLNQADSILEIEYGKFYQDVFVSTKLINKRVIVLGPMGGKLIPLENENINLIEVIAMYGGIQENGKAYNIKIIRGPLNNPDVQIVDLSSIEGMRKASLDMRPNDIVYIEPVRRVFIETARDISPFVGILTSILTLIIIFNNSRG, from the coding sequence ATGTTTCGTACAGAGCATGAATACATTATAGATTCCTTGAGAAAAGACATACAGACGGACAAAAACTATATAATCCAGCAAAATGATTATTTAACCATTCAGGTGTATTCCAACAAAGGCGAACACATTGTTGATCCAACATCAGAGTTGTTCAATAATCAGAACCAAAACAGAGACCGCAACAAAAATCTTCCCTCTTACCTGGTAAGAACCAATGGCTATGTAAAATGTCCAATGGTGGGCGATGTTTATCTGGAAGGATATAGTCTCAACCAAGCAGACAGTATCTTGGAAATAGAATATGGAAAATTTTACCAAGACGTTTTCGTCTCTACCAAATTGATCAACAAAAGGGTGATTGTTCTTGGACCAATGGGGGGCAAGCTTATTCCTCTGGAAAATGAGAACATCAACCTGATTGAGGTCATAGCTATGTATGGCGGTATTCAGGAAAACGGAAAAGCCTATAATATTAAAATAATTAGAGGGCCATTAAACAACCCAGATGTTCAGATCGTAGACCTTTCCTCAATAGAAGGTATGCGAAAAGCCTCCTTGGACATGCGGCCAAATGATATCGTTTATATAGAACCTGTAAGAAGGGTCTTTATTGAAACAGCAAGGGATATTTCCCCATTTGTAGGAATACTTACCAGCATCCTCACATTAATTATTATCTTTAACAATAGTCGAGGATAA
- the rfbC gene encoding dTDP-4-dehydrorhamnose 3,5-epimerase gives MEIKETSIKGLVEIYPKVFKDDRGYFFESYNKKKLEEAGIKEDFLQDNQSWSAKGVLRGLHFQKDPWAQGKLVRVIKGKVLDVAVDLRQSSPTFGQHLTFVLDDERNNMLYVPPGFAHGFSALEDAIFSYKCTNLYNKESECGIIWNDASLNIDWKVSAPNVSPKDQELKTLKEITEAGDIFK, from the coding sequence ATGGAAATAAAAGAAACTAGTATTAAAGGGCTTGTAGAAATATATCCTAAAGTTTTCAAAGACGACAGAGGGTACTTTTTTGAATCATACAACAAAAAGAAACTAGAAGAAGCAGGCATAAAAGAGGACTTTTTACAAGACAACCAATCATGGTCTGCCAAAGGTGTACTGAGAGGGCTTCACTTCCAGAAAGATCCTTGGGCGCAAGGCAAATTAGTAAGGGTTATTAAAGGTAAAGTATTGGATGTAGCAGTAGACCTACGCCAAAGTTCACCAACCTTCGGCCAACATTTAACTTTCGTTCTTGACGATGAAAGGAATAATATGCTATATGTCCCTCCAGGGTTTGCCCATGGTTTTTCTGCCCTAGAAGACGCTATATTTTCATATAAATGCACTAATTTGTACAATAAAGAGTCAGAGTGCGGAATAATTTGGAATGACGCATCGTTAAACATTGACTGGAAGGTAAGCGCTCCCAATGTATCACCTAAAGACCAAGAGTTAAAAACCTTAAAGGAAATAACTGAGGCAGGTGATATATTTAAATAA
- a CDS encoding glycosyltransferase family 4 protein, whose product MTIAIITNTSWNIWNFRMGLAQALQSAGYKVIAIAPKDDFTHKIIAKGIPHYPINMENRGSNPLKDLKLLWDFYRIYQKTSPDLLLQFTIKPNIYGTMAAKLLKIPVINNVSGLGTTFLHKGFVSNTARLLYKFAFRHTNKVFFQNNDDRQLFIRYKLIEETKTGLVPGSGINLHMFQYTPPTPNDSFTFLAAARLLYDKGIEEYAMAAQLLRNKGIKATFKLAGAIDKNPKLGIPEKKIEEWHSKGVIEYIGFKEQLNEEMSKADCIVLPSYREGTPRTLLEAAAIGRPIITTDVPGCRETVVEHKNGLLCKRKDVADLAEKMETMLNLSFDKVMEMGIESRALVERKFDERIVVERYLSEIENIDIGKPRIPEAGK is encoded by the coding sequence ATGACAATAGCTATTATAACCAATACATCATGGAATATATGGAATTTCAGAATGGGGTTGGCACAAGCACTACAATCAGCAGGCTATAAAGTAATAGCCATTGCCCCCAAAGACGATTTTACCCATAAAATTATAGCAAAAGGCATACCACACTACCCCATCAACATGGAAAACCGCGGAAGCAATCCTTTGAAAGACCTTAAGCTTCTCTGGGATTTTTACCGCATATACCAAAAGACCTCTCCCGATCTGCTACTACAGTTTACCATCAAACCTAATATATATGGAACCATGGCCGCTAAACTATTAAAGATTCCAGTAATCAACAATGTTTCTGGCCTTGGGACTACTTTCTTACACAAAGGTTTTGTTTCCAATACAGCAAGGCTTTTGTACAAGTTTGCATTTAGGCACACCAATAAAGTATTCTTCCAAAATAACGATGACAGACAACTATTTATACGCTATAAACTTATAGAGGAAACAAAAACTGGACTGGTCCCGGGCTCAGGCATAAACCTACACATGTTCCAATATACCCCGCCCACACCAAATGACAGTTTTACCTTTTTAGCTGCCGCCCGTCTTCTTTACGATAAAGGTATTGAAGAGTATGCAATGGCAGCTCAACTGTTAAGAAACAAGGGGATTAAGGCAACCTTTAAATTGGCAGGCGCTATTGACAAAAACCCTAAGCTAGGCATTCCTGAAAAAAAAATAGAGGAATGGCATAGTAAAGGAGTTATAGAATATATAGGCTTTAAAGAGCAACTTAATGAGGAAATGTCAAAAGCCGATTGTATAGTGTTGCCTTCTTATAGGGAAGGTACACCAAGGACTCTATTGGAGGCAGCCGCAATTGGTCGACCTATAATTACAACCGATGTCCCTGGGTGTAGGGAAACAGTGGTGGAACATAAAAATGGATTGTTATGCAAAAGAAAGGATGTTGCAGATCTGGCCGAAAAAATGGAAACAATGTTAAATCTTTCTTTTGATAAAGTAATGGAAATGGGCATCGAATCACGAGCGCTGGTGGAGCGCAAGTTTGATGAAAGAATTGTAGTTGAACGCTATTTAAGTGAAATAGAAAATATTGACATAGGAAAACCTAGAATACCTGAAGCTGGAAAATAA
- the hflX gene encoding GTPase HflX, with product MIEYKEKIERAVIAGLVTGRQNDEKAKEYLDELAFLASTAGIKTVYRFLQRLDRPDKRTFVGKGKLEEIQAYVKEYEIDTVIFDDDLSPSQVRNLENELKCKIYDRSLLILQIFLERAKTSRAKTQVELARYQYLLPRLTRMWTHLERQRGGTGTRGGAGEKEIETDKRIIRDQITLLKQKLKKIDKQSAVQRKSRSQVVRVALVGYTNVGKSTLMTLLSKSDVFAENKLFATVDSTVRKVVIDQIPFLLTDTVGFIRKLPHTLVESFKSTLDEIREADVIVHVVDVSHKGFEEHIQVVNSTLAEIDAADKPTVLVFNKIDKFKNEDLEDDENQLSPLDQLKQSWLGRSEKAVFVSAEKGENIAELKNVLAEEVKKQHLMIYPNYL from the coding sequence ATGATAGAATATAAAGAAAAGATAGAACGTGCTGTTATTGCCGGTTTGGTTACCGGAAGACAAAATGATGAAAAAGCCAAAGAATATTTAGACGAACTGGCGTTTTTGGCATCCACTGCAGGTATTAAAACGGTTTACCGGTTTTTGCAGCGGCTTGATAGGCCTGATAAAAGGACTTTTGTCGGAAAGGGAAAGTTAGAGGAGATTCAAGCCTATGTGAAAGAATATGAAATTGATACGGTTATTTTCGACGATGATTTAAGTCCGTCTCAGGTGCGTAACCTTGAAAATGAGCTTAAATGCAAAATTTATGACCGTAGCTTGTTGATTTTGCAAATCTTTCTGGAGCGCGCCAAAACATCAAGGGCCAAAACTCAGGTAGAGCTTGCTAGGTATCAGTATTTGCTTCCACGTTTGACCCGCATGTGGACGCACCTTGAACGTCAGCGGGGTGGTACAGGTACAAGGGGCGGAGCTGGTGAAAAAGAAATTGAGACAGATAAGCGTATCATCCGCGATCAAATTACTTTGCTGAAACAAAAGCTCAAAAAAATTGACAAACAAAGCGCTGTTCAGAGAAAGTCGCGTTCGCAAGTAGTGCGCGTGGCACTGGTAGGGTATACCAACGTTGGTAAGTCTACTTTGATGACTTTGTTGTCAAAATCAGATGTTTTTGCAGAAAACAAGCTTTTTGCGACAGTTGACTCTACCGTTCGTAAAGTTGTTATAGACCAGATACCTTTTCTACTTACAGATACAGTTGGGTTTATCAGAAAACTGCCCCATACACTCGTGGAGTCATTTAAATCTACATTGGATGAAATCCGAGAGGCTGATGTAATTGTCCATGTGGTAGATGTGTCTCATAAAGGTTTTGAGGAGCATATACAGGTGGTAAATTCGACATTGGCAGAAATAGATGCGGCTGATAAACCGACGGTACTAGTCTTTAATAAAATAGATAAGTTTAAAAATGAGGATTTAGAAGACGATGAAAATCAGCTTTCTCCGTTGGATCAGCTAAAACAGTCATGGTTGGGAAGAAGTGAAAAAGCAGTTTTTGTTTCTGCTGAAAAAGGGGAGAATATTGCAGAGTTGAAAAATGTATTGGCAGAAGAGGTAAAAAAACAGCATTTGATGATTTATCCAAACTATTTGTAA
- a CDS encoding FG-GAP-like repeat-containing protein codes for MTFRTYLLLLGILLCPTFLFCQSFEQHAVSGFPTLRHSEAKWADFNNDGYLDIIITGATATGDIFTGIFRNNGDGTFTRTGSGISAVNRASISIGDYNRDGLPDILISGINEENQRLTNLYKNTGNFSFASDEFNFENVAYGGAVLKDLNNDGLPDVVLNGWDSRNIPVFKMYKNTGHSFEEINSGITPTFLGDITVFDYNNNGRNDLLISGSTMTNTRVTRLFRNNGYFSFTNINFNFEGVDQGHLASSDLNNDGYQDIIIAGRNTSNQKVLKIYLNNMGDDTFEELNHSMPAVSPAHIATGDLNNNGFKDIIITGSDNENDITTALYTNNGDQTFSSSPNPFPDIQDGSISIGDYDNDQKPDVLIFGMSAGALAGRLYKNTSTVAPANVTPPDDLTSEPDGNSVTFNWEYSDTSVLPNDYTYDIYLGTSSGGRELFSPLADINNGQPRVAKQGNFNAINELTINNLPKGTYYWGIQAVDAAFNRSGFSTENSFTIGEEQSITFSPLDSTSYGEVDFELTAEASSGLPVTYSAVPDNIISIEDNTVTVLNAGEVTIIAEQEGDDIYFPAEAVERTLVIKKASLHATANDTSRHYGTNNPELTGTVEGLKYEDPISLELSTDATKDSDVGTYDIITSLSDPEERLRNYEVSLNNAILTIDKAPQSIEYSPVNDQHVENQLEIELSSTSGLGVLLEVEKGPATIEGNTATFTGLGNVKIIASQPGNHNYHAAEPVILAFEVFTDKEMTVSLTADKNEICKNEEVTFTAEVMNGGTNPSYQWFVNGVLITSAETSTYSTSTLRNEDYVQVIVTADNDVIVVEPHKYSSEKIISVKPIPEATITVEGYTLHATEGAHSYEWFLNGSLLEENTASINAYEEGLYKVIVHSEAGCSDTSEQVNATVTVSSLLPDSENFSVSIFPNPVTDILFIETKQQNTPVDIEIFNLQGVKVMDKKTHKGESQKTDIRHLSAGTYIITITTEDTKAAFKIVKQ; via the coding sequence ATGACCTTCCGTACTTACCTGTTATTACTTGGGATATTGCTATGCCCAACTTTTCTTTTTTGCCAATCTTTTGAACAACATGCCGTTTCTGGCTTTCCAACACTTCGGCATTCCGAAGCAAAGTGGGCAGATTTCAACAATGATGGGTATCTGGATATTATAATCACTGGAGCAACGGCAACAGGAGACATATTCACAGGAATTTTCAGAAACAACGGAGATGGCACTTTTACCCGCACAGGCTCAGGAATATCAGCGGTGAACCGTGCTTCCATTTCCATTGGCGACTACAACAGGGATGGGCTTCCTGACATCCTCATTTCTGGAATAAATGAGGAAAACCAGAGATTAACAAATCTTTACAAAAACACCGGGAATTTCAGCTTTGCTAGTGACGAGTTTAATTTTGAGAATGTCGCTTATGGAGGGGCAGTGTTAAAAGACTTGAATAACGACGGACTACCGGACGTGGTGCTAAATGGTTGGGACTCAAGAAACATCCCAGTATTCAAAATGTACAAAAACACAGGGCATAGTTTTGAAGAAATAAATTCCGGAATTACCCCTACATTTTTAGGTGACATAACAGTCTTTGACTACAATAATAATGGGAGAAATGATTTGCTGATTAGCGGATCAACAATGACCAACACACGGGTTACCAGGCTTTTCCGCAACAATGGATATTTCTCCTTTACAAACATCAACTTTAATTTTGAAGGTGTAGACCAAGGACATTTGGCAAGTTCAGACTTAAACAACGATGGTTATCAAGACATAATAATTGCTGGAAGAAACACTTCAAACCAAAAGGTGCTTAAAATATACTTGAACAATATGGGTGACGACACTTTTGAAGAATTAAACCATTCTATGCCAGCAGTATCTCCTGCCCATATAGCCACGGGAGACTTGAACAACAATGGTTTCAAGGATATCATAATCACTGGCTCTGACAATGAAAATGACATCACAACCGCACTATACACCAATAATGGCGATCAAACATTTAGCAGCTCCCCCAACCCTTTCCCAGACATTCAAGATGGATCCATTTCCATAGGCGATTATGATAATGACCAAAAACCAGATGTTTTAATATTCGGTATGTCCGCAGGAGCATTGGCAGGAAGGTTATACAAAAACACCTCCACGGTAGCACCAGCAAATGTCACACCACCGGACGACCTTACATCAGAGCCCGATGGAAACTCTGTTACCTTTAACTGGGAGTACAGCGACACCTCAGTTCTTCCAAACGACTATACCTACGACATCTACCTAGGGACATCCAGTGGAGGCAGAGAGCTATTTTCACCTTTAGCGGACATTAATAATGGACAACCAAGGGTCGCAAAACAAGGAAACTTCAATGCAATCAATGAGCTTACGATAAACAATTTACCTAAAGGCACCTATTATTGGGGCATTCAAGCTGTGGATGCGGCTTTTAACAGGTCTGGGTTTTCAACAGAAAATAGCTTTACTATAGGAGAAGAACAAAGTATTACCTTCTCTCCCCTAGACTCCACTTCTTATGGAGAGGTGGATTTTGAGCTAACAGCAGAGGCAAGTTCTGGCCTTCCGGTTACTTATTCCGCTGTACCGGACAATATTATAAGCATAGAAGACAACACCGTAACAGTACTAAATGCGGGCGAAGTAACCATAATAGCAGAGCAAGAAGGTGACGATATCTACTTCCCTGCTGAAGCAGTGGAAAGAACATTGGTCATAAAAAAAGCGTCCTTGCATGCAACGGCAAATGACACATCCAGGCACTATGGCACAAACAATCCTGAACTGACCGGTACGGTAGAAGGCTTGAAGTACGAAGATCCAATATCACTAGAACTTAGTACAGATGCAACCAAAGACAGTGATGTGGGCACATATGATATAATAACAAGCTTGAGCGATCCAGAAGAACGGTTGAGAAACTACGAAGTCAGCCTTAACAATGCTATACTGACCATTGACAAAGCACCTCAATCTATTGAGTATTCCCCAGTCAATGATCAACATGTAGAAAATCAACTTGAAATTGAACTTTCCTCTACCTCAGGTTTAGGTGTTTTACTAGAGGTTGAAAAAGGCCCTGCTACCATTGAGGGGAATACCGCAACATTTACAGGGCTTGGAAATGTTAAGATCATAGCTTCTCAACCGGGCAACCACAACTACCATGCAGCAGAACCAGTTATACTGGCTTTTGAGGTCTTTACCGACAAAGAAATGACAGTAAGCTTAACGGCTGACAAAAATGAAATATGCAAAAATGAAGAAGTTACTTTTACGGCAGAAGTAATGAATGGAGGCACAAACCCATCTTATCAATGGTTCGTCAATGGTGTTCTTATAACCAGTGCAGAGACAAGTACATACAGCACTTCAACCCTTCGTAATGAAGACTATGTACAAGTTATAGTAACCGCAGACAATGATGTTATTGTTGTAGAGCCCCATAAGTATTCATCGGAAAAAATAATTTCCGTCAAGCCGATTCCTGAAGCTACTATAACTGTAGAAGGCTATACCCTACATGCTACAGAAGGCGCTCATTCTTACGAGTGGTTTCTAAATGGAAGCCTGCTTGAAGAAAACACCGCATCAATCAATGCTTATGAAGAAGGCCTCTATAAGGTAATCGTTCATTCAGAAGCAGGTTGTTCTGACACCTCTGAACAGGTAAATGCAACTGTTACCGTTTCTAGTTTGCTCCCAGACTCTGAAAACTTTAGCGTGTCCATCTTCCCTAACCCAGTAACTGACATCTTGTTTATTGAAACCAAACAACAAAATACACCAGTAGATATAGAGATTTTCAACCTCCAAGGAGTAAAGGTCATGGACAAAAAGACACACAAAGGGGAATCGCAAAAAACAGATATAAGACATTTATCAGCAGGAACATATATCATAACAATAACCACAGAAGATACAAAAGCAGCTTTTAAAATAGTGAAGCAATAA